One region of Mucilaginibacter gotjawali genomic DNA includes:
- a CDS encoding DUF6443 domain-containing protein encodes MKNIFKQTSQRTIRFTYTNLLTVVFGLLFTAIISSANAQTQTNNYVITQTPRISGINNDSTMVANNTDKTKVQITIQYVDGLGRVIQTVQKQASQLGYDMILPQVYDKYGREVYKYLPYTPQTGTAGSFRSSAVSADSVFYSSPPSGSGITVIADPHSQTGFDNSPLNRPVEQGAPGVLWQLGSHTIKMVYTLNNSTAFTGDSLNGRQASLYYVTIGSDSSRTLHNNGYYAANTLTITISKDENWVSGRAGTMEEYKDIDGRIVLKRAYNYKNNSVEMLSTYYVYDDLGKLSFVLPPVITAADSALAISQTKLNNLGYQYQYDGKNRLVGKKIPGKGWEYTVYNRMDQPVATQDSLQRFNKQWVFTKYDAQQRMIMSGIWNNGGTSISRSSLQSILNGITTNLYEAVVNSGNGYTNVAWPTTNVTATLALSYYDTYSNIPGFSSTGYYITSGVSQLTRSLLTVKKTAVLNTPTDQLWNAVYYDDLGRTSQNYAQHYLGGVVNLANYDKDSTLYNFVNQPTSVTRKHKNINNTSFPLVTITNTYYYDQVGRKRSTWEQIKKLNNTPTTKILISKVDYNEIGQTYIKHLHSTDSVNFLQNVSYQYNARGWLTASSSALFAMHLYYDSLTNKAYNGNIMYQYWGYPTVNNHYTYTYDKLNRLTSGVSTVSNNESSIVYDKMGNIVGMNRFQNGTKIDSLSYTFTDASGNYYNQLLKITDKTTNDVGLKHGTWTYSYDGNGNLVSDPSKGLTGISISYNLVNLPQNITGSKSITYTYDAIGNKLRRVSPATGTTDYINGIEYDGTTTDTLDFIQTEEGKAASYGSNSYDYIYYLSDNLGNTRVTFDTKTGSAAAIQKDDYYPFGFEILRDTLVGSKNEYLYNKKELQEELGEYDYGARFYDPVIARWNVIDPMADDARRWTPYRYGFDNPIRVIDPDGMFEYSNGYQTLNSETDASSTNFSGSYNLTNTETAKVSKGGGLPGTRPTTKADAAKTASKIPKFRPQKSSPHRVPLNPTNQGVIKAWPPPEQVNYQDFGLPSTSLAIVNNTVDTYGAVSGVSEVGAIYSKVKAYFSVVEDVPLATRFIVSADGVVNDLGPTINRIETGGSFPHRNDASIFMNRDGLLPAKPLGYYTEYVHPTPGLLNRPGAMRFVVGQNGEMYFTADHYLTFIRVK; translated from the coding sequence ATGAAAAATATTTTTAAGCAAACCAGCCAGCGCACTATCCGGTTTACTTACACCAATCTATTAACGGTTGTATTTGGATTATTGTTTACGGCTATTATATCTTCCGCAAACGCACAAACCCAAACCAATAACTACGTCATTACCCAGACACCCCGCATTAGTGGCATAAATAATGATAGTACCATGGTGGCCAATAATACGGACAAAACCAAGGTGCAGATTACCATACAATATGTGGATGGGCTTGGCCGAGTCATACAAACGGTGCAAAAACAAGCCTCTCAGTTAGGATATGATATGATTCTGCCACAAGTCTACGACAAATATGGACGAGAAGTATATAAATATCTACCCTACACTCCGCAAACGGGCACGGCAGGTAGCTTTCGATCTAGTGCAGTAAGTGCCGATAGTGTGTTCTATTCATCTCCGCCGTCGGGATCAGGTATCACAGTTATTGCGGATCCGCATTCGCAAACAGGCTTTGATAATTCACCACTGAATAGGCCGGTGGAGCAAGGTGCGCCCGGTGTACTCTGGCAACTGGGCAGCCATACAATTAAGATGGTTTATACCCTGAATAATAGCACGGCTTTTACCGGTGATTCATTGAATGGACGACAAGCGTCCTTGTATTATGTGACGATTGGAAGTGACAGCAGCAGAACACTACATAACAATGGCTATTACGCAGCAAATACTCTAACTATTACCATTTCCAAAGATGAGAATTGGGTTAGCGGAAGAGCTGGTACTATGGAGGAATATAAGGATATTGATGGCCGGATCGTTCTAAAGCGAGCCTATAATTACAAAAATAATAGCGTAGAAATGCTTTCCACCTATTATGTGTACGATGATCTGGGGAAATTGTCATTTGTACTTCCTCCCGTAATCACTGCTGCCGATTCGGCATTAGCGATTAGTCAAACTAAACTCAATAACTTGGGTTATCAGTATCAGTACGATGGTAAAAATAGACTCGTCGGTAAAAAGATACCTGGCAAGGGGTGGGAATATACAGTCTATAATCGGATGGATCAGCCTGTTGCTACTCAGGATAGCTTGCAAAGGTTTAATAAGCAATGGGTTTTTACCAAGTATGATGCGCAGCAAAGGATGATCATGTCGGGCATTTGGAATAACGGCGGAACCAGTATTAGTCGCTCAAGTCTGCAAAGCATATTGAATGGGATCACCACCAACCTGTATGAAGCCGTCGTTAACAGCGGTAATGGTTATACCAATGTTGCCTGGCCGACGACTAATGTGACGGCCACATTGGCACTTAGTTATTATGACACCTATTCAAATATTCCGGGATTTTCCTCCACAGGATATTATATTACTTCAGGGGTGAGTCAACTGACTCGTAGCCTGCTTACTGTAAAGAAAACAGCGGTATTGAATACGCCAACTGACCAATTATGGAATGCGGTCTACTATGATGATTTGGGGAGGACATCGCAAAATTATGCACAGCATTATTTAGGTGGAGTAGTGAATTTAGCCAACTATGATAAAGATAGTACTCTTTACAACTTTGTTAACCAACCAACTTCCGTTACAAGAAAACATAAGAACATAAACAATACTTCATTTCCACTAGTTACTATTACGAATACCTACTATTACGATCAGGTAGGTAGGAAGAGATCTACGTGGGAGCAAATAAAAAAGCTCAATAACACCCCTACCACGAAAATTTTGATTTCAAAAGTAGACTATAATGAAATAGGACAAACCTATATTAAACACTTGCATAGCACTGATAGTGTGAATTTTCTGCAGAACGTCAGTTATCAATACAATGCCAGAGGGTGGCTCACTGCAAGCAGCTCTGCGTTATTTGCGATGCACCTTTATTACGACTCGCTAACCAACAAGGCATATAATGGTAATATAATGTATCAATACTGGGGGTACCCCACAGTTAACAACCATTACACGTATACTTACGACAAACTCAACAGACTTACCTCGGGCGTTTCAACAGTTTCGAATAATGAAAGTAGCATAGTTTACGACAAAATGGGCAATATTGTCGGCATGAACAGGTTTCAAAATGGCACTAAAATTGATTCTCTAAGTTATACTTTTACTGACGCGTCTGGTAATTATTACAACCAGCTACTTAAAATCACAGATAAAACCACCAACGATGTCGGGTTAAAGCACGGGACCTGGACCTATAGTTACGATGGCAATGGTAATCTTGTAAGTGATCCAAGTAAAGGCCTTACAGGTATAAGTATAAGTTATAATTTAGTTAATTTGCCGCAAAATATAACGGGGAGCAAGTCGATTACCTATACCTACGATGCTATTGGGAATAAATTGAGACGTGTAAGTCCAGCGACAGGCACCACTGATTACATCAATGGCATTGAGTACGACGGGACAACTACTGATACGCTCGATTTTATCCAAACGGAGGAAGGAAAAGCTGCATCATACGGCTCAAATAGTTATGACTATATCTATTATTTGAGCGACAACCTTGGGAATACTAGGGTTACTTTTGACACCAAAACAGGTTCGGCGGCGGCCATACAAAAAGATGATTACTATCCGTTTGGATTCGAAATCTTAAGAGATACATTAGTTGGCTCGAAAAATGAATATCTTTACAATAAAAAAGAGCTGCAGGAGGAGCTAGGTGAATACGATTATGGCGCACGTTTCTATGACCCGGTGATTGCGAGGTGGAATGTGATTGATCCGATGGCAGACGATGCCCGGCGATGGACACCTTACCGTTATGGATTTGATAATCCGATAAGGGTTATAGATCCTGATGGCATGTTTGAATATAGTAATGGTTATCAAACTTTAAACAGCGAAACTGACGCGAGTAGTACAAATTTTAGCGGAAGTTATAATCTAACAAATACGGAAACCGCAAAGGTCAGTAAGGGTGGAGGTCTTCCAGGAACAAGGCCAACTACGAAAGCGGATGCCGCAAAAACCGCTTCTAAAATTCCGAAGTTTAGGCCTCAAAAATCCTCTCCGCATAGAGTTCCTTTAAATCCAACTAATCAAGGTGTTATTAAGGCATGGCCTCCTCCTGAACAAGTTAATTACCAAGATTTTGGTCTTCCATCTACTAGTTTGGCTATCGTGAATAACACAGTGGATACCTATGGTGCTGTATCGGGCGTTTCTGAAGTCGGAGCTATATACTCAAAAGTTAAAGCTTATTTTTCTGTTGTTGAAGATGTGCCATTAGCAACACGATTTATTGTAAGTGCAGATGGCGTAGTCAATGATTTAGGACCAACCATAAACAGAATTGAAACGGGAGGGTCTTTCCCACACAGAAATGATGCCTCAATATTTATGAACAGAGATGGACTTTTGCCAGCAAAACCATTAGGATACTATACTGAATACGTCCACCCTACCCCCGGCCTTCTTAATCGTCCCGGGGCGATGCGTTTTGTTGTTGGACAAAATGGTGAGATGTATTTTACAGCGGATCATTATTTAACATTTATTCGAGTAAAATGA
- a CDS encoding gliding motility-associated C-terminal domain-containing protein, which translates to MILLLLSTTTYSQQQDVAFHLSSELLNGKTILKIKRDFYDPYLWVLAKNNEVYRINSLTKKIDDYSDKFAAYSSLQFIDIAGRSQDTVFIAANSANIVQYKNGSVRLLGPADGILGTVNSIGIDKNLYYQETYVGHCLIIGTSGGFCRYNMDNENAAQLLNNGSSKIYEATYRKEMYKDSFGTNPFAGNDTINYLPVDHENWAGGVYGEYLWEGGKSFGYNINTAYYISSDVQELGDVTDLTNLFWGNNKGMFQNSEKRSYSSGSAHGHYLNDITVNKITSIYGLVALGDNGSPGYPGNIKENLLVGTDVGLYFSSTVYNNYESNTWLATFLRQFSLFHYGELGNIRVNDICVNTSSTTMPICEDGVWLACDNGLYLIKPDYAPFWNGQQSYTISFENQANTVSKIELCAGSSVTAVASFLLDPTIAIQWYANGKELPGKSQNSLEINSSGDYYAVLYDPCGNTHLESNHLTVQVITAPVFTFNYPDKIQQCDNTPLTLQTTDNPGYTYRWYTNGVLNGNTTSSYTVTQTGKYKVEVSACTNSWVPSKEVEVDLVTLPVPQVTSDKAVYCAEDIAVLAESAPTDPSYTINWYRDGTLLTADKNLTTINETTAGSYTVVLASTISTCTQTSSALPLAFTPAPVFTFNYPNQLQYCIGTLLTLQVTGSANYQYRWYKDGTLNGITTTSLPITRNGAYKVEVSSCAGSWVASKEVQVAFVIVPVPAISTDKPAYCVGDNATLSLAETVDPDYTIQWYKDNVPVPNSTGQSSIVTNVPGSYTVTLAYSTPNTDGSTCSQSSAVQAITFNPPPTVSIEKIVNTTICDGQTINLKANYNGGTVQWSTGETTDQVSITQAGTYTATVTSTAGCQAAASTDIAFLPNPVFSVNDTTICTYKKQVVTLTAPAGFAQYDWNGQTGGQTYQVSQPQTVSLTVTDANGCQATQQIKVADRCPDIYIPNTFTPNGDGINDTWVIEGLDSDPTSTVKVFTRNGVQVFSSIGYGTPWNGEYKGKKLPAGAYYYIVTAKNGSQKFSGSLTVIY; encoded by the coding sequence TTGATACTATTGCTCCTATCTACAACAACTTACAGCCAGCAGCAGGACGTAGCTTTCCATTTAAGCAGTGAACTTTTGAATGGTAAAACAATACTTAAAATAAAGCGTGATTTCTATGACCCTTATTTGTGGGTGCTTGCTAAGAATAACGAGGTTTACCGCATTAATAGTCTCACCAAGAAGATTGATGACTACAGTGATAAATTTGCTGCTTATAGCAGTTTACAGTTTATTGATATAGCTGGCCGCAGCCAGGATACTGTATTTATCGCTGCTAATTCTGCTAATATTGTACAATATAAAAATGGCTCAGTGCGCTTACTTGGCCCTGCTGATGGCATACTGGGTACGGTAAATTCAATCGGGATCGATAAAAATTTGTACTATCAGGAAACTTACGTTGGACATTGCCTGATAATCGGTACCAGTGGCGGATTTTGCCGATATAACATGGACAACGAAAATGCTGCTCAACTTTTAAACAATGGATCAAGTAAAATATACGAGGCTACGTATCGAAAAGAAATGTACAAAGATAGTTTCGGCACCAACCCTTTTGCTGGCAATGATACGATTAATTACCTCCCTGTCGATCATGAAAACTGGGCAGGAGGTGTTTATGGGGAATACTTATGGGAAGGTGGAAAATCTTTCGGGTACAATATCAATACCGCATATTATATATCCTCAGATGTACAAGAACTCGGTGATGTAACTGACTTGACCAATTTATTTTGGGGAAACAATAAGGGGATGTTTCAAAATTCGGAAAAGCGAAGTTACTCATCCGGTTCCGCTCATGGTCATTATCTAAACGATATTACAGTAAACAAAATCACAAGTATTTATGGCCTTGTTGCTTTGGGTGATAACGGGTCACCCGGCTATCCGGGAAATATAAAAGAAAACCTGTTAGTCGGCACGGATGTCGGGCTCTATTTCAGCAGTACCGTATACAACAACTATGAGTCAAATACCTGGCTTGCTACATTCTTACGACAATTTTCTTTATTTCATTATGGCGAACTTGGCAATATCAGGGTAAATGATATTTGCGTTAATACTTCGTCCACTACAATGCCTATATGTGAAGATGGTGTTTGGCTAGCCTGCGACAACGGGCTTTATCTGATCAAGCCCGATTATGCTCCGTTCTGGAACGGTCAACAGTCATATACGATAAGTTTTGAAAATCAGGCAAATACTGTATCAAAGATCGAGTTATGCGCTGGTAGCTCTGTAACGGCAGTTGCAAGCTTTCTTCTTGATCCGACAATTGCCATTCAGTGGTATGCAAACGGGAAGGAACTGCCGGGTAAATCGCAGAATTCGCTGGAGATCAATTCAAGTGGTGATTATTACGCAGTATTATACGATCCCTGCGGAAATACGCATCTTGAAAGTAATCATCTTACGGTACAAGTAATCACCGCCCCTGTCTTCACTTTCAACTACCCCGATAAGATCCAGCAATGCGATAATACCCCGCTTACCCTGCAAACTACCGATAATCCCGGCTATACTTACCGCTGGTATACCAACGGCGTGCTCAACGGCAATACCACTTCATCTTACACCGTTACCCAAACCGGCAAATACAAAGTTGAGGTAAGCGCCTGTACCAATAGCTGGGTGCCCTCAAAAGAAGTGGAGGTCGACCTGGTTACCCTGCCCGTTCCGCAGGTAACTTCAGATAAAGCCGTTTACTGCGCCGAAGATATTGCCGTACTGGCAGAGAGTGCCCCAACCGATCCATCCTACACCATCAACTGGTACCGGGATGGTACTTTGCTGACTGCAGATAAGAATTTAACTACCATCAATGAAACCACAGCCGGCAGCTACACGGTGGTGCTGGCCAGCACCATTTCCACCTGTACCCAAACCTCGTCGGCTTTACCCCTTGCCTTTACCCCTGCGCCTGTTTTTACCTTTAATTACCCCAATCAGCTGCAATATTGTATAGGCACACTGCTTACCCTACAGGTTACCGGCAGCGCCAATTACCAGTACCGCTGGTATAAGGATGGTACGTTAAACGGAATCACAACCACATCACTACCCATAACCCGAAACGGCGCCTATAAAGTGGAAGTAAGCAGTTGCGCCGGAAGCTGGGTAGCATCAAAAGAAGTGCAGGTTGCATTTGTAATTGTACCCGTGCCAGCCATCAGTACCGATAAGCCGGCGTATTGCGTGGGTGATAATGCTACTTTGTCCCTGGCGGAAACAGTCGATCCGGATTACACCATCCAATGGTATAAAGACAATGTGCCCGTACCCAACAGTACAGGTCAAAGTTCCATTGTAACCAATGTGCCCGGTAGTTATACCGTAACCCTTGCCTACAGTACGCCAAATACCGATGGCAGCACCTGTTCGCAATCCTCGGCGGTACAGGCTATTACTTTTAATCCGCCGCCAACGGTAAGTATCGAAAAAATTGTAAATACCACCATTTGCGATGGGCAAACAATAAACCTGAAAGCAAATTATAACGGTGGAACGGTGCAATGGTCCACCGGTGAAACAACCGACCAGGTCTCCATAACCCAGGCAGGAACCTACACCGCAACCGTCACTTCAACCGCAGGGTGCCAGGCTGCAGCCAGCACCGATATTGCCTTTTTGCCCAACCCGGTTTTTAGCGTGAACGATACTACTATCTGTACCTATAAAAAACAGGTGGTGACGCTTACTGCACCGGCCGGATTTGCCCAATACGACTGGAACGGGCAAACAGGCGGCCAAACCTACCAGGTAAGCCAGCCGCAAACGGTTAGCTTAACCGTAACGGATGCAAACGGCTGCCAGGCCACCCAGCAGATAAAAGTAGCCGACCGATGCCCTGATATCTATATCCCCAATACCTTTACCCCCAACGGCGATGGCATTAACGATACCTGGGTAATAGAAGGGCTGGATAGCGACCCTACATCAACTGTAAAAGTATTTACCCGTAACGGTGTGCAGGTATTCAGTAGCATCGGCTACGGCACGCCATGGAACGGCGAATACAAAGGCAAAAAGCTGCCAGCAGGAGCTTATTATTATATTGTTACGGCGAAAAATGGGTCGCAAAAATTTAGCGGGTCGCTGACGGTGATTTATTGA
- a CDS encoding barstar family protein, whose protein sequence is MNRIRFEETPRLYNPSLAFVAHLSGVTNKETLLSTLCKELKFPNYFGFNWDALYDLLRDFDWIKERRIVLVHDTLPILDYENLYTYVEILYDSVYDWKDDENHYLEVVFPKDCESIVKEILDNKINPAL, encoded by the coding sequence ATGAATAGGATTAGATTTGAAGAAACACCTAGATTGTACAATCCAAGTTTAGCATTTGTAGCACACTTGTCAGGCGTAACAAATAAGGAAACACTACTGTCTACATTATGCAAGGAACTCAAATTTCCCAATTATTTTGGGTTTAATTGGGATGCGTTATATGACCTACTAAGAGATTTTGACTGGATTAAAGAAAGAAGAATTGTATTGGTACACGATACTCTACCGATACTTGATTATGAAAATTTATACACGTATGTTGAAATATTATATGATTCCGTTTATGATTGGAAAGATGATGAAAACCATTATTTAGAAGTTGTGTTCCCTAAAGATTGTGAAAGTATCGTCAAAGAAATATTAGATAACAAAATTAACCCTGCACTATGA